The Mytilus trossulus isolate FHL-02 chromosome 13, PNRI_Mtr1.1.1.hap1, whole genome shotgun sequence genome has a segment encoding these proteins:
- the LOC134694112 gene encoding putative nuclease HARBI1, whose product MEDQQSFFNFLRMAPEMFDEILNRVGPRIQRRDTRLRKALEPGLKLAVTIRHLSFGDKYPTLQYDFRVARNTISMFVPEVCQAIVDEYKVEAISCPTTQREWRDIAEEFQRKWNVPHACGALDGKHIAIRCPSNTGSLFNNYKGFFSVFLLALVDADYKFLWIDIGGCGSMSDAQIYNNSELKECLEEETIGFPDPDPMPNDDKNVPYFILGDDAFGLRTYLMKPYSQRG is encoded by the coding sequence ATGGAGGATCAACAGTCGTTTTTCAACTTTCTGAGAATGGCGCCCGAGATGTTCGACGAAATATTGAATAGAGTAGGTCCCAGAATTCAAAGGAGAGATACCCGGCTTAGAAAAGCATTGGAACCAGGCCTGAAGCTCGCTGTCACTATACGACACTTATCTTTTGGGGATAAATATCCAACTCTACAATACGACTTTAGAGTTGCCCGAAATACAATTTCTATGTTTGTTCCCGAAGTCTGCCAAGCCATTGTAGACGAATATAAAGTCGAAGCAATTTCTTGTCCCACCACACAGCGCGAATGGCGTGATATTGCTGAAGAGTTCCAGCGAAAATGGAATGTTCCACATGCCTGTGGTGCTCTCGATGGCAAACATATAGCCATTAGATGTCCTTCAAATACAGGATCACTCTTTAATAATTACAAGGGATTTTTCTCAGTGTTTCTCCTTGCATTAGTTGACGCGGATTACAAGTTTTTGTGGATTGACATTGGTGGCTGTGGATCAATGTCTGATGCTCAGATCTACAACAATTCTGAACTTAAAGAGTGCTTGGAAGAAGAAACGATTGGCTTTCCAGACCCGGATCCAATGCCGAACGATGACAAAAATGTGCCATATTTCATTCTTGGAGATGACGCTTTTGGTTTGAGAACATATCTGATGAAGCCTTATTCTCAACGAGGCTGA